In Novipirellula galeiformis, one DNA window encodes the following:
- a CDS encoding sulfite reductase subunit alpha yields the protein MSSLIPDTAPFSQEQRAWLNGFFSGMMGIQSNTQQGEALAAMGFSSETIATPSEPAEEEDFPWHDESLPILDRMSLAEDKPLDRKLMAAMAQLDCGSCGYLCQTYSEAIASGTESNLSLCSPGGKETKQMIKKLLKDSGGAEASGAAAAPLAGDAPGASRSAPYTAKLLASRCLNKEGSAKAVHHVEIDLSGSGIKYEVGDALGVCPSNCSELVSEILQRIESDPNAEVTTPLGNTKPFKLGLQEDCCLKDPSDELLESLISRTADATSKQALAKMLEDGVPDGVDVLDTLSLASDVKLTASELMETLEPLNPRLYSIASSMKAVGEQVHLTVGKVLYEREGRVRKGVASTMLTDRLESGSSLRIFTHANHTGFTVPTDLNVPIIMVGPGTGIAPFVAFLQERVATKSSGKNWLLFGDQHEAYDFLYEEQLQAYVEAGCLQRLDTAFSRDGDKKVYVQDRMRENGAELFQWLTEGAHFYVCGDASRMAADVDRTLKAIVAEHGNMSEEQADQYVASLSKTKRYVRDVY from the coding sequence ATGAGTAGCTTGATTCCTGATACCGCGCCATTTTCCCAAGAACAACGCGCTTGGCTAAACGGTTTTTTCTCTGGCATGATGGGCATTCAGTCCAATACGCAGCAGGGCGAAGCCCTCGCCGCGATGGGGTTCTCGAGTGAAACCATCGCCACACCAAGTGAACCAGCGGAGGAAGAGGATTTTCCTTGGCACGATGAATCGCTGCCGATCCTGGACCGCATGAGTCTGGCGGAGGATAAGCCGCTGGATCGCAAATTGATGGCCGCGATGGCTCAACTTGATTGCGGATCGTGCGGCTATTTGTGCCAAACGTACAGCGAAGCAATTGCATCGGGAACCGAATCGAATCTGTCGCTGTGCAGCCCCGGTGGCAAAGAAACCAAGCAGATGATCAAAAAGCTGCTGAAGGACAGCGGCGGCGCTGAAGCCAGTGGAGCTGCGGCCGCACCGCTCGCAGGCGATGCCCCTGGGGCTTCGCGGTCCGCTCCCTACACCGCCAAACTGCTCGCGTCACGCTGTTTAAACAAAGAAGGCTCGGCCAAGGCGGTCCATCATGTCGAAATCGATTTGTCGGGATCAGGGATCAAATACGAAGTCGGCGACGCGCTCGGTGTTTGCCCGTCCAATTGCAGCGAACTGGTTAGCGAGATCCTGCAGCGAATCGAGTCCGATCCAAACGCCGAAGTGACCACGCCGCTGGGGAACACCAAGCCATTTAAGCTAGGACTGCAAGAAGATTGCTGCCTAAAGGATCCGAGTGACGAATTGCTTGAATCATTGATCAGCCGCACTGCGGATGCGACCAGCAAACAAGCACTCGCCAAGATGCTCGAAGACGGCGTGCCCGACGGCGTTGACGTGCTTGATACATTGAGTCTCGCGAGCGACGTCAAGTTAACGGCGTCCGAGTTAATGGAGACCCTCGAGCCGCTCAATCCGCGACTGTACTCGATCGCCAGCAGCATGAAGGCGGTCGGCGAGCAGGTTCACTTGACCGTTGGCAAGGTCCTCTACGAGCGTGAAGGACGCGTTCGTAAGGGGGTCGCCAGCACAATGTTAACGGATCGCTTGGAGTCGGGTTCGTCACTGCGGATCTTTACGCATGCGAACCACACCGGATTCACGGTCCCGACCGATTTGAATGTGCCAATCATCATGGTCGGTCCGGGAACGGGTATCGCTCCGTTTGTGGCGTTCTTGCAAGAACGTGTTGCCACAAAGTCGAGCGGAAAAAATTGGTTACTGTTCGGAGACCAGCACGAAGCGTATGACTTTTTGTACGAGGAACAACTGCAGGCCTATGTCGAAGCGGGATGCTTACAACGACTCGATACCGCGTTCAGTCGCGACGGGGACAAAAAGGTCTACGTCCAAGACCGGATGCGAGAAAACGGAGCTGAGTTGTTCCAGTGGCTCACCGAGGGTGCTCACTTCTACGTGTGTGGCGACGCGTCTCGAATGGCGGCCGATGTTGATCGAACACTAAAGGCCATCGTCGCCGAGCATGGCAACATGAGTGAGGAACAGGCCGATCAATACGTGGCCAGTTTGTCGAAAACAAAACGCTACGTCCGCGACGTCTACTGA
- a CDS encoding NirA family protein, with product MSEKPFSEEQQQYIAGFAFGADVARAVNRLPMVSNCVSGPSGNAVTIGGGAATVDGKSLPVGPERIALQAQADCIAAGKKLCKEEKAKQAKNPLDMWDEIQARSDANEFPKGDDVFLTKFHGLFFVAPAQKSFMCRMRLPGGLLHSWQLRGLADLSDKSAGGFIDVTTRANLQLREIPADHAMNILYGLRELDIISLGSGGDNIRNCTASALSGIDPMELIETIPYAKRMHHYIVNHREMYGLPRKFNIAFDGGGSISALDDTNDIGFHAVQVTEATASESLPAGVYFQLTLGGITGHKDFARDTGVLLRPEECVEVAGAIVRVFVRSGDRTDRKKARLKYVLDDWGFKKFIQAVETEMGHELRKVSSDLVVIPDNENRHAHVGVHPQKQNGRQYVGVVLPVGRITSDQARGLSDIAETYGNGEIRCTVWQNVLIPHIRDEDVEEVKAKLDFIGLSCDASSFRAGLVACTGSAGCKFAGADTKKHAMIIAETLESQFKLDQPINIHVTGCHHSCAQHYIGDIGLQACQVEQGDDMVDGYHVNVGGGWGTRKGIARLMFESVAFTDIPALITAIVGGYLQQRHENESFVEFAQRTSDEDLKALTLSCV from the coding sequence ATGAGTGAGAAACCGTTTAGCGAAGAGCAACAACAATACATCGCCGGATTCGCATTCGGTGCCGACGTGGCACGCGCGGTGAACCGATTGCCGATGGTCAGCAATTGTGTATCAGGACCTTCGGGGAACGCGGTTACCATCGGTGGTGGCGCCGCAACGGTCGATGGCAAATCGTTGCCGGTCGGTCCCGAACGGATCGCGTTGCAAGCACAAGCCGACTGCATCGCCGCTGGAAAAAAACTGTGCAAAGAAGAAAAGGCTAAACAGGCGAAGAACCCGTTGGACATGTGGGACGAGATCCAAGCTCGTTCCGATGCCAATGAATTTCCCAAAGGCGACGACGTCTTCCTGACCAAATTTCATGGGCTGTTCTTCGTCGCTCCGGCTCAAAAGAGCTTTATGTGCCGCATGCGGTTGCCGGGCGGCCTATTGCATTCGTGGCAACTGCGCGGATTGGCGGATTTGTCCGACAAATCGGCGGGCGGATTTATCGACGTGACGACGCGTGCGAACCTGCAACTTCGCGAAATTCCCGCCGATCACGCGATGAACATCCTGTATGGACTTCGCGAGCTCGACATCATCAGCCTCGGATCCGGGGGGGATAACATTCGCAATTGCACCGCCAGTGCGCTGTCGGGGATCGATCCCATGGAATTGATCGAAACGATTCCTTATGCGAAACGAATGCATCATTACATCGTCAATCACCGCGAAATGTATGGATTGCCGCGAAAGTTCAACATCGCTTTTGATGGTGGAGGCAGCATCAGTGCGCTCGACGACACCAATGACATTGGCTTCCACGCAGTGCAAGTAACCGAAGCCACCGCCAGCGAATCGTTGCCAGCGGGTGTTTATTTTCAACTGACGCTCGGCGGTATCACCGGTCACAAAGATTTCGCTCGCGACACCGGCGTCTTGCTGCGTCCGGAAGAGTGCGTGGAAGTCGCCGGAGCGATCGTTCGCGTTTTTGTCAGATCTGGGGACCGTACCGACCGTAAGAAAGCTCGGCTGAAATACGTGCTCGACGACTGGGGATTTAAAAAATTCATCCAAGCAGTCGAAACAGAGATGGGGCATGAGTTGCGAAAAGTCAGCTCGGATCTTGTCGTGATCCCTGACAACGAAAACCGTCACGCGCATGTCGGCGTGCACCCGCAAAAACAAAACGGACGCCAATACGTTGGCGTGGTGTTGCCCGTCGGCCGCATCACCAGCGACCAAGCACGCGGGCTCAGCGACATCGCTGAAACCTACGGTAACGGTGAGATACGTTGTACCGTTTGGCAAAACGTCTTGATTCCGCATATTCGTGACGAAGACGTCGAGGAAGTAAAAGCGAAGCTAGATTTCATTGGGCTCAGTTGCGACGCCAGCTCGTTTCGTGCCGGACTTGTCGCTTGTACTGGAAGTGCCGGTTGCAAGTTTGCCGGGGCCGATACCAAAAAGCATGCGATGATCATCGCCGAGACGCTTGAATCGCAATTCAAACTCGATCAACCCATCAACATTCATGTCACCGGATGCCACCACAGTTGTGCCCAGCACTACATCGGCGACATCGGCTTGCAGGCTTGTCAAGTCGAACAAGGCGATGACATGGTCGACGGATACCACGTCAACGTGGGAGGCGGCTGGGGCACCCGCAAAGGGATCGCCCGGCTGATGTTTGAATCGGTGGCGTTCACGGACATCCCCGCTCTGATCACTGCGATTGTCGGTGGCTATTTGCAACAGCGACATGAAAACGAATCGTTCGTCGAGTTCGCTCAACGGACCAGCGATGAAGACCTCAAAGCGTTAACCCTAAGTTGTGTTTGA
- a CDS encoding NAD(P)-dependent alcohol dehydrogenase, translated as MRAVVYDDYGDADVLHLTNLPLPRRLPGQLLIEVEASSVNPIDYRIRSGEMKALLLGGFPRVPGYDVAGVVADCADDAPFSLGDRVIAFLDHARGGACADYAVCAIDVAAKIPESMSIEEAAAIPLAGTTALQSLRDHGKIAAGMHVLINGASGGVGMFAVQIAKAYGCHVDAVASGAHEAFCRSLGADHFYDYKKKDFTESRERWDLIFDAAGTSGYFESRDVLHPKGRYVSTEPDVKGMLMTLVTWPLSKSGTVMLAKPSGDDLRELITLYEQGKLMITIDSCFEMAQAAAAHRRVENGVDQGKVIVLNQRHATDESNQIG; from the coding sequence ATGCGCGCGGTGGTCTACGACGATTACGGCGATGCCGACGTGCTGCACTTGACCAATCTTCCTTTGCCCCGGCGCCTGCCCGGTCAATTGTTGATCGAAGTAGAGGCGTCGAGCGTCAACCCAATCGACTATCGGATTCGCAGCGGAGAAATGAAAGCGTTGCTGCTGGGCGGTTTCCCACGCGTGCCCGGTTACGATGTCGCAGGCGTTGTGGCCGACTGTGCCGACGATGCGCCGTTTTCGCTTGGTGATCGCGTCATCGCGTTTCTCGATCATGCACGCGGCGGTGCCTGCGCCGACTATGCCGTCTGTGCCATCGACGTTGCTGCAAAAATTCCCGAGTCGATGTCGATCGAAGAAGCCGCTGCGATCCCGCTGGCCGGTACCACCGCGCTGCAATCGCTGCGCGACCATGGAAAAATCGCAGCGGGCATGCATGTCTTGATTAACGGAGCCAGCGGTGGCGTCGGAATGTTTGCCGTCCAGATTGCCAAGGCCTATGGATGCCACGTCGATGCCGTCGCCAGCGGTGCTCACGAAGCTTTCTGTAGGTCTCTCGGAGCCGATCATTTTTATGACTATAAAAAGAAAGACTTCACCGAATCGAGAGAACGATGGGATTTGATCTTTGATGCGGCGGGCACGTCAGGCTATTTCGAATCACGCGACGTGCTCCATCCGAAAGGACGCTACGTGTCGACCGAACCCGACGTGAAAGGGATGCTGATGACGCTCGTCACTTGGCCATTGTCCAAGTCCGGAACGGTGATGTTGGCCAAACCCTCCGGTGACGATCTGCGTGAATTGATCACGCTGTACGAACAAGGCAAATTGATGATCACGATCGATAGCTGTTTTGAGATGGCGCAAGCGGCTGCGGCACATCGACGGGTGGAAAACGGCGTCGATCAAGGTAAAGTGATCGTGCTGAACCAACGACACGCGACCGACGAATCCAATCAGATCGGATAG